Proteins encoded within one genomic window of Hermetia illucens chromosome 2, iHerIll2.2.curated.20191125, whole genome shotgun sequence:
- the LOC119649412 gene encoding trypsin alpha-3-like produces the protein MKIVTILFFVVTFIAKSNGRTTRIIGGKLSKPGDVPSVVAIVTLSMTQFCGGTLITQKHVLSAAHCMVYHKNPKKVLVVGSKIVLPKRRTKGTFEVKKIINHPGFNRKSFRNDFAILELLPKLKMSRLLKVAHMVAKRPPAGTTCEIAGWGYADEDADEPSTKLLIAQIGIRPDSDCSKPPVNSNPKYDICAGVKSGAKDACYGDSGGPLLCKGKLAGVISFGIGCGRKGLFGVYADVIVAKKWILSIVSNKGERSLRPKRRASKVSCLYGRGPVLQTMIFLKVVKMSL, from the exons atgaaaatagtCACCATTCTATTCTTTGTTGTCACTTTTATTGCCAAATCGAATGGTCGAACGACGAGAATCATCGGAGGAAAGCTTTCAAAACCTGGAGATGTTCCCTCCGTA GTTGCGATTGTAACATTGTCGATGACTCAGTTTTGTGGAGGAACACTCATAACCCAGAAACATGTCCTTTCGGCTGCCCATTGCATGGTTTACCATAAAAATCCAAAGAAA GTTCTTGTTGTGGGATCAAAGATAGTCCTGCCAAAACGAAGAACCAAAGGAACTTTTGAAGTAAAGAAAATCATAAATCACCCAGGTTTTAACAGAAAAAGTTTTCGTAATGATTTCGCCATTTTAGAG CTTCTCCCGAAATTGAAAATGAGCCGTCTTTTGAAGGTGGCTCATATGGTCGCTAAAAGGCCCCCAGCTGGCACAACGTGTGAGATAGCAGGCTGGGGATACGCTGACGAG GATGCCGACGAACCAAGTACAAAGCTTTTGATTGCACAAATAGGTATCCGCCCAGATTCTGATTGCTCTAAACCCCCAGTCAACAGTAATCCGAAATACGACATTTGCGCTGGAGTTAAATCTGGAGCGAAGGATGCTTGTTAT GGAGACTCAGGAGGGCCCCTGCTTTGTAAAGGAAAACTGGCAGGTGTTATCTCGTTTGGAATTGGTTGTGGTAGGAAAGGATTATTCGGAGTATATGCCGATGTTATTGTTGCCAAAAAGTGGATACTGTCGATAGTTTCGAATAAAGGAGAACGCTCATTAAGACCAAAAAG AAGGGCCTCCAAAGTGTCTTGCCTTTATGGGAGAGGACCTGTTCTACAgaccatgatttttttaaaggttGTGAAAATGAGCTTGTAA
- the LOC119649266 gene encoding uncharacterized protein LOC119649266, producing MQIVRSMNQHKMFHWMNFRSEPKKATVTEQAFEIINIFFRRFFATGSWFLYFLALLFLIVGVVYFFIDEARKRSLLERRREIRRSHERPPQKRRPGAIARNHEIYRTVMGKVKEYIEPNINQTCVFRQTRSGTIYGQVVDPNETNKDCPRRDTREEKSSEVNIGSSEVPGLILH from the exons atgcaAATAGTTCGGTCAATGAATCAGCACAAAATGTTTCATTGGATGAATTTTCGTAGTGAACCAAAAAAGGCTACAGTGACAGAGCAGGCATTTGAGATTATCAATATATTCTTTCGGAG GTTCTTCGCTACAGGGAGTTGGTTTCTGTATTTCTTAGCTTTGCTTTTCTTGATTGTAGGAGTTGTCTATTTTTTCATTGACGAGGCAAGGAAGCGTAGTTTGCTAGAGCGAAGGCGGGAAATTCGCCGATCTCATGAGCG TCCGCCCCAAAAAAGACGTCCTGGAGCTATAGCTCGTAATCATGAAATTTACCGTACTGTGATGGGAAAAGTTAAGGAATACATCGAACCCAATATCAATCAAACATGCGTTTTCCGGCAGACCCGAAGCGGAACTATCTATGGACAAGTAGTTGATCCCAATGAGACGAACAAAGACTGTCCACGAAGAGACACAAGGGAAGAGAAGAGTTCTGAAGTAAATATAGGAAGTAGTGAAGTGCCAGGATTGATTCTTCACTGA